The DNA region CCTTGGAGTATTGCTTCCCGTACAGCTGAGTCATGAGCCTCCCTCCTTGTGTGATGTGGATCGCGCGCAGCCTGATGATACCACAATGCGGTGGGAGGGAGGCCAGGGCGCTGGCCCCGAGGTAACTGGGGGAGTCAGCGGACCCTGGGCGGGCTTGCCGGGGCTTATATCAGGCCGGCGCGGGCCAGCGCCCACTCCAGCTCGCCCAGGGTCGGTTCCACGAGCACCTCGCCGGCGACCGACACCGTGGGGTGGCTCACGTACCCACCGGTCAGCCAGGCTACCCTCCGGGCTGCCGCGGGGTCGAGGTCCAGGTCCACGTACTCGTAGGGGATGCCCAGCCGATCAAGGAACCTCCGGACTATCTGCGTGGCGGCGCACCAGCGGGTGCCGTACACCACCACGGGCGCCGCCGCGGGGGAGGACACCACCCCGAAGGGGCTGCGTCTCTGATAGGGCGCTCCGATCATCGGCGTTACCTCCTCACGCTACGGTGGTGGGCGCGGGCGCCGGCAACCCGGTTATCTCGGACAGCACCTGGTACAGCTCGTAGATATCGGGGATCATGTCCAGCCTGGGAGAGACGTGGGCGTAGCGGATGATGCCCTCCGGGTCCACCACGTACAGGGCGCGCTCGGAGAAGCCGTCCGGCTCGCGGTAGACCTGGTACAGACGCGCGACCTCCCCCTTGGGCTCGAAGTCCGCGAGTAGCGGGAACTGTAGCCCCCTCACGGCTGCCCAGGCACCGTGACAGTAGATGGAGTCGACCGATATGCCCAGGATCTGCGCACCGAAGCGTTCGAACTCCGAAATCTCCGCCTGGTAGAGCGAAAGCTGGTCGGAGCAGGTAGGACTCCAGTCGAGTGGGTAGAACACCAGCACCACGGGTCTGCCTCGGAAGTTGCTCAGCGTAACGGGCTCGTTGTTGGGGTCCCGCAGGGTGAAGTCAGGTGCCGGCGTGCCTACGGGTAGCGGTTCACAGATCGCCTCACCTCGCATCTCGGGCGCGGTCTTGTAGAGGGATGCTATATCTTCTAAGGTCAGCTCCGAGGGAGATCTACTGGCCAGCGCACTGCCCGAGAAGCTCCTCCACACCTCCTGGATCATGCCGTGGAGGACAGATATCGCTTCCTTCTCGGGGGAGTCGGGGATGCTCTCGGCCAGTGCCATGAACCGCTGTTCCAGGTCGTTGAGTCGGCGAGCATACCTTTGTCCGGGCATAGTTCACCTCCTGCACATCGATCTGGTTTGTGGGACGTGCTAGTAGGTACGCAGCAGCATCTATGCCAGGTGAGCGTCGAGTGCGGGCCGAGGGCTATCGCCTACGCAGCAGCCAGCTAAGGAGGGCGAACGTGGCTCCCAGGGCAGTACCGAGGGCCAACGCCCTGGGAGTGTCGAGCAGCACGCGTGAGCCCTCTTCTAGCTTAGTCTCTCCAGAGAGGATTATGCCCACGAAGCCCTGCTCGATCTCCGCCTCTGAAGCTATAACAAGGGCACTGCCCCCTTGCTCTATCTCCGTTTCTCCTCCCGAGATGATCACTGCGGCTCCGCCACCTTGGATCTCGGTGTTGCCTCCGGAGATCAATACAGCTCCTCCGCCTCCCCGAACGGACATGTTGCCCTGCGAGATTATGGCGGCAGCTCCCCCACCGTTGATCTCTACGTGCTCGCCCTGCACGGTCCCGGAGATGGGAGGGGAGGTGCGCTTGGACTGCTGGCTTGCCTGTTGCTGATCTGATGGTTGCAATCTCTGCCTCCTTGGGGTGTGGGCTGGGGGATCCCCCAGCCCAGGGTGAGGATTAGGGCAGTCTGGCGAGGGCGTCCATTATCGCTCGCCGGGTGTAGACCTTGACTAGCTGGGCGCGATACTCCTCCGAAGCAAAGATATCGCCCAGGAACTCCATGTCACTGCCGGCCAACTCGGAGGCGTCCCTTACCGTGCTCTCGTTGAGCTGCTGGCCCCTGAGGGCGTCCTCCACCTCGGTCGCCCTCCTGGCGAAGGGCCCAGCACCGGTGATGCCGATACGGCAGTCGGCGCATCTGCCGGCCTCGTCCAGGGTCACCACTGCCGCTACGCCCACTACGGCGTAGCCCGAGGCGGGATGCCTGAACTTCTGATAGGACATGCCGACTTTCCCAGCAGGCACCGGCAGGTCAATCTGCGTGAGCAGCTCTCCGGGTTCAAGGGCGGTGGTGAGCAGGTCGACGAAGAACTCCTCCGCGGGTATGGTGCGCTCACCATCGGGGCCCCGCACGTGCATGGTGGCCCCCAGCGCCAACGCCACGGCCGGCCAGTCGCCCGCGGGGTCCGCGTGGGCCAGGGAACCCCCGAAGGTGCCGCGGTTGCGCACCATCGGGTCACCTATGACCTTGGCGGCCTGCGGCATGATCGGCAGGGCGTCCGACAGCTCCTCGCTGAACTCGATCATGCGGTGAGTGGTGGTCGCCCCTATGGTCACCGTACCGTTGGAGCGGTTTATCCCCCGCAGCTCGGGTATGCGCCCGATGTCGATCAGCGCCGATGGTGTGGCAAGGCGTAGCTTCATCAGTGGGATGAGGCTGTGGCCGCCGGCGAGCACCTTGCCGTCCTCGGCGTGTTCTCTTAGCAGTTGGATCGCCTCGTCCAGGCTCTGGGGTGCGTAGTAGTCGAACTCGGCGGGTATCATCTTCTCCTCCTAACTCCTGTTTTTCTGTGAGCGTATTGCCCTCCAGATCCTCTCGGGCGTGAGCG from Thermobaculum terrenum ATCC BAA-798 includes:
- a CDS encoding FAD binding domain-containing protein; its protein translation is MIPAEFDYYAPQSLDEAIQLLREHAEDGKVLAGGHSLIPLMKLRLATPSALIDIGRIPELRGINRSNGTVTIGATTTHRMIEFSEELSDALPIMPQAAKVIGDPMVRNRGTFGGSLAHADPAGDWPAVALALGATMHVRGPDGERTIPAEEFFVDLLTTALEPGELLTQIDLPVPAGKVGMSYQKFRHPASGYAVVGVAAVVTLDEAGRCADCRIGITGAGPFARRATEVEDALRGQQLNESTVRDASELAGSDMEFLGDIFASEEYRAQLVKVYTRRAIMDALARLP
- a CDS encoding peroxiredoxin — protein: MPGQRYARRLNDLEQRFMALAESIPDSPEKEAISVLHGMIQEVWRSFSGSALASRSPSELTLEDIASLYKTAPEMRGEAICEPLPVGTPAPDFTLRDPNNEPVTLSNFRGRPVVLVFYPLDWSPTCSDQLSLYQAEISEFERFGAQILGISVDSIYCHGAWAAVRGLQFPLLADFEPKGEVARLYQVYREPDGFSERALYVVDPEGIIRYAHVSPRLDMIPDIYELYQVLSEITGLPAPAPTTVA
- a CDS encoding glutaredoxin family protein — encoded protein: MIGAPYQRRSPFGVVSSPAAAPVVVYGTRWCAATQIVRRFLDRLGIPYEYVDLDLDPAAARRVAWLTGGYVSHPTVSVAGEVLVEPTLGELEWALARAGLI